The proteins below are encoded in one region of Danio rerio strain Tuebingen ecotype United States chromosome 12, GRCz12tu, whole genome shotgun sequence:
- the ubtd1b gene encoding ubiquitin domain-containing protein 1 isoform X1 has product MGGCVGRERAETRGRGSRTQRKRGGRNEPLKKDKPKWKSDYPMTEGQLRSKRDEFWDTAPAFEGRKEIWDALKAAAVALECSDHELAQAIVDGANITLPHGSLTECYDELGNRYQLPVYCLAPPVNLISERSEEDLTDNPEPQTTQKKEFQLKVRLSTGKDLRLNASMSDTIGLLKKQLQAQEDIDIGHQRWFFSGKLLTDKTRLQDTKIQKDFVIQVIVNQPAPNH; this is encoded by the exons ATGGGAGGATGCGTGGGGCGCGAGCGCGCGGAGACACGGGGACGCGGATCGAGGACGCAGAGGAAACGTGGAG GTCGTAATGAGCCGCTGAAGAAAGACAAGCCCAAGTGGAAGAGCGATTATCCCATGACGGAGGGGCAGCTCCGCAGTAAGAGGGATGAGTTCTGGGATACGGCGCCGGCGTTTGAGGGCCGCAAGGAGATCTGGGACGCCCTGAAAGCGGCTGCTGTGGCTCTGGAGTGTAGTGATCATGAACTGGCTCAGGCTATAGTGGACGGAGCCAACATCACATTACCACATG GATCCCTAACAGAGTGTTATGATGAACTGGGCAACCGCTACCAGCTCCCGGTTTACTGCCTGGCTCCACCGGTCAACCTGATATCTGAAAGAAGCGAAGAAGACCTGACAGACAATCCCGAACCGCAGACGACCCAGAAGAAAGAGTTTCAGCTGAAGGTTCGACTCTCCACCGGTAAAGACCTGCGTCTGAACGCCAGCATGAGCGACACCATCGGCCTGCTGAAAAAACAACTACAAGCTCAGGAGGACATTGATATCGGCCACCAGCGCTGGTTCTTCTCTGGAAAGCTTCTCACGGACAAAACCCGCCTGCAGGACACCAAGATCCAGAAGGATTTCGTCATTCAGGTCATCGTGAACCAACCCGCACCAAACCACTGA
- the ubtd1b gene encoding ubiquitin domain-containing protein 1 (The RefSeq protein has 2 substitutions compared to this genomic sequence) — MGGCVGRERAETRGRGSRTQRKRGGRNEPLKKDKPKWKSDYPMTEGQLRSKRDEFWDTAPAFEGRKEIWDALKAAAVALECSDHELAQAIVDGANITLPHGSLTECYDELGNRYQLPVYCLAPPVNLISERSEEDLTDNPEPQTAQKKEFQLKVRLSTGKDLRLNASMSDTIGLLKKQLQAQEDIDISHQRWFFSGKLLTDKTRLQDTKIQKDFVIQVIVNQPAPNH; from the exons ATGGGAGGATGCGTGGGGCGCGAGCGCGCGGAGACACGGGGACGCGGATCGAGGACGCAGAGGAAACGTGGAG GTCGTAATGAGCCGCTGAAGAAAGACAAGCCCAAGTGGAAGAGCGATTATCCCATGACGGAGGGGCAGCTCCGCAGTAAGAGGGATGAGTTCTGGGATACGGCGCCGGCGTTTGAGGGCCGCAAGGAGATCTGGGACGCCCTGAAAGCGGCTGCTGTGGCTCTGGAGTGTAGTGATCATGAACTGGCTCAGGCTATAGTGGACGGAGCCAACATCACATTACCACATG GATCCCTAACAGAGTGTTATGATGAACTGGGCAACCGCTACCAGCTCCCGGTTTACTGCCTGGCTCCACCGGTCAACCTGATATCTGAAAGAAGCGAAGAAGACCTGACAGACAATCCCGAACCGCAGACGACCCAGAAGAAAGAGTTTCAGCTGAAGGTTCGACTCTCCACCGGTAAAGACCTGCGTCTGAACGCCAGCATGAGCGACACCATCGGCCTGCTGAAAAAACAACTACAAGCTCAGGAGGACATTGATATCGGCCACCAGCGCTGGTTCTTCTCTGGAAAGCTTCTCACGGACAAAACCCGCCTGCAGGACACCAAGATCCAGAAGGATTTCGTCATTCAGGTCATCGTGAACCAACCCGCACCAAACCACTGA
- the ubtd1b gene encoding ubiquitin domain-containing protein 1 isoform X2: MTEGQLRSKRDEFWDTAPAFEGRKEIWDALKAAAVALECSDHELAQAIVDGANITLPHGSLTECYDELGNRYQLPVYCLAPPVNLISERSEEDLTDNPEPQTTQKKEFQLKVRLSTGKDLRLNASMSDTIGLLKKQLQAQEDIDIGHQRWFFSGKLLTDKTRLQDTKIQKDFVIQVIVNQPAPNH; the protein is encoded by the exons ATGACGGAGGGGCAGCTCCGCAGTAAGAGGGATGAGTTCTGGGATACGGCGCCGGCGTTTGAGGGCCGCAAGGAGATCTGGGACGCCCTGAAAGCGGCTGCTGTGGCTCTGGAGTGTAGTGATCATGAACTGGCTCAGGCTATAGTGGACGGAGCCAACATCACATTACCACATG GATCCCTAACAGAGTGTTATGATGAACTGGGCAACCGCTACCAGCTCCCGGTTTACTGCCTGGCTCCACCGGTCAACCTGATATCTGAAAGAAGCGAAGAAGACCTGACAGACAATCCCGAACCGCAGACGACCCAGAAGAAAGAGTTTCAGCTGAAGGTTCGACTCTCCACCGGTAAAGACCTGCGTCTGAACGCCAGCATGAGCGACACCATCGGCCTGCTGAAAAAACAACTACAAGCTCAGGAGGACATTGATATCGGCCACCAGCGCTGGTTCTTCTCTGGAAAGCTTCTCACGGACAAAACCCGCCTGCAGGACACCAAGATCCAGAAGGATTTCGTCATTCAGGTCATCGTGAACCAACCCGCACCAAACCACTGA